From the genome of Arvicola amphibius chromosome 9, mArvAmp1.2, whole genome shotgun sequence, one region includes:
- the Zbtb12 gene encoding zinc finger and BTB domain-containing protein 12 has protein sequence MASGVEVLRFQLPGHEAATLRNMNQLRAEERFCDVTIVADSLKFRGHKVILAACSPFLRDQFLLNPSSELQVSLMHSARIVADLLLSCYTGALEFAVRDIVNYLTAASYLQMEHVVEKCRNALSQFIEPKIGLKEDGVSEASLVSAVSATKSLLPPARTPKPAPKPPPPPPLPPPLLRPVKLEFPLDEDLELKAEEEDEDEDEDVSDICIVKVESALEVAHRLKPPGGLAAGLGIGASVSSHLGELAQSSVAPNTVAPPQGVVKACYSLSEDAEGEGLLLIPGGRASVGATSGLVEAAAVAMAARGAGGSLGAGGSRGPLPGGFSSGNPLKNIKCTKCPEVFQGVEKLVFHMRAQHFIFMCPRCGKQFNHSSNLNRHMNVHRGVKSHSCGICGKCFTQKSTLHDHLNLHSGARPYRCSYCDVRFAHKPAIRRHLKEQHGKTTAENVLEAGVAEINVLIR, from the coding sequence ATGGCCTCTGGGGTGGAAGTCTTGCGTTTCCAGCTGCCTGGCCACGAGGCCGCTACGTTGCGGAACATGAACCAGCTCCGTGCGGAGGAGCGGTTCTGCGACGTGACCATCGTGGCCGACAGCCTCAAATTCCGTGGCCACAAGGTCATCTTGGCCGCCTGCTCACCGTTCCTCCGGGACCAGTTCTTGCTGAACCCCAGCTCGGAGCTGCAGGTCTCGCTGATGCACAGTGCACGCATTGTGGCGGACCTGCTCCTCTCTTGCTACACGGGCGCCCTGGAGTTCGCAGTCAGGGACATCGTCAACTACCTGACGGCTGCCTCCTACCTGCAGATGGAGCACGTGGTGGAGAAATGCCGGAACGCCCTAAGCCAGTTCATTGAGCCCAAAATAGGCCTCAAAGAGGATGGGGTCAGCGAGGCTAGTCTCGTAAGCGCTGTCAGTGCCACcaagtccctcctccctccagccagGACCCCAAAGCCAGCCCCGaaacccccgcccccacctcctctacctcctccgcTCCTAAGACCCGTGAAGCTGGAGTTTCCGCTGGATGAGGACCTCGAGCTGAAGgcggaagaggaggatgaggacgAGGATGAGGATGTTTCTGACATCTGCATTGTCAAGGTGGAGTCCGCCCTCGAAGTAGCACACAGGCTCAAACCCCCTGGAGGCCTAGCAGCGGGTCTGGGTATCGGGGCCTCTGTGAGCAGCCACCTCGGGGAGCTGGCCCAGAGTAGCGTGGCCCCCAACACTGTAGCCCCACCACAAGGTGTGGTGAAGGCCTGCTATAGCCTGTCAGAGGACGCCGAAGGGGAAGGCCTGTTGTTGATCCCAGGAGGCCGGGCCAGTGTGGGGGCCACCTCGGGCCTAGTGGAAGCAGCAGCAGTGGCCATGGCTGCCCGGGGGGCGGGGGGCAGCCTGGGGGCAGGGGGCAGCCGGGGACCCCTGCCCGGGGGCTTCTCAAGTGGAAACCCCTTAAAGAACATCAAATGCACCAAATGCCCGGAAGTGTTCCAGGGCGTGGAGAAGCTGGTCTTCCACATGCGCGCGcaacatttcattttcatgtgcCCGCGCTGCGGCAAGCAGTTCAACCACAGCAGCAACCTCAACCGCCACATGAACGTGCACCGCGGCGTCAAGTCGCACTCGTGTGGCATCTGCGGCAAGTGCTTCACGCAGAAGTCCACGCTGCACGATCACCTCAACCTGCACTCAGGAGCGCGGCCCTATCGATGCTCCTACTGTGACGTGCGCTTCGCCCACAAGCCAGCCATCAGGCGGCACCTCAAGGAGCAACATGGCAAAACCACAGCCGAGAACGTGCTGGAGGCTGGCGTGGCGGAGATCAACGTCCTCATCCGCTGA